The genomic region CCGGGCGTGCATTTTCCCGTGGAGTTACGGCTGAAACACGGCGACGGAACCTGGCGGCCGATGGAGATCACGCTGAACAACATGCTCGGCGATCCCGCGGTTCAGGGGTTGGTGCTCACCTACCGGGATATCACGGAGCGTAAGGAGTTTGAAGAACAGCTCCGGCATCAGGCGTTCCACGATGTTTTGACGGGACTTCCCAATCGCGCCCTGTTTTTGGACCGACTGGAGCACGCGCAGGCGCGCGCGCAGCGCCAGGAAAAGCTCGACGCGATTTTGTTCATCGATCTGGACAACTTCAAGGTCGTCAACGACAGTCTGGGGCACGAAGCGGGAGACACGCTGCTTCGCTCCGTCAGCGGACGACTGATCACCTGCATGCGTCCGGAAGACACGGTCGCCCGGCTGAGCGGCGACGAGTTCGCGGTCCTTCTCGAAGATGTCGGCGAGCTGGACGCGATCGTTATCGCGGACCGCTGCTCCGAAGCGCTGCGCGCGCCGTTTATCCTGGGGGAGCGCGAGGTCTTTATCACGGCCAGCATCGGACTGACCGTCAGCGCGCCGGGCGGCTCGGACCCAAGAAATTTACTGCGAGATGCGGATATCGCAATGTATCAAGCCAAGACCGGGGGCAAGGCGGCCACCGCGCTGTTTGATCGCAGTATGACCGACCGCGCATCCGAGCGGATGGAGCTGGAAGGGGACTTGCGCTGGGCGATCGATCACGGCCAGCTGCGTCTGCATTACCAGCCGATCGTGTCGCTGGAGTCCGGGCGGATCCGCGAGGCCGAAGCTCTTGTCCGCTGGGAGCACCCCAAGCGCGGCTTGATCCCGCCGGCGAAGTTTATCCCCATCGCCGAGGAGACCGGTCTGATCATTCCTCTTGGGAAGTGGGTGCTGGAGGAAGCGTGCCGGCAGGCGCGCGACTGGAGTGAGACAACAAAGGAGGGCGCGGCGATGATTATCGGCGTCAACCTGTCCACGCGCCAGTTCCAGCAAAACGATATTGTGGACGACATCGCCGGCGTGCTCGGCCGCAGCGGCCTGCCGCCGGCGCATCTGAAGCTGGAGATCACGGAAAGCCTGATGGCGCTGAGTCCCGACGACACCGTCGCGAAGCTGCACGATCTGAAAGCGCTCGGCGTGCATCTCGCGGTGGATGACTTTGGCACGGGCTATTCGTCGATGTCGTATCTCGCCAACTTCCCGCTGGACACGCTGAAGATCGATCGCTCATTCGTGCAAAGGATCGGGGAGCAGCCGGAGGCCGAAGCGATCATCCAGGCCGTCATCACGCTGGCGAAGACGCTGAACCTGTGCGTCACCAGCGAAGGCGTCGAAACCGCCGAGCAAAAAGAAGTCCTGCGGAAAATGGGCTCCGATCGCGGCCAGGGATACCTCTTCTCGCGCCCGCTGACCGCCGCCGCGTTCAGCGAGATGCTTTCCGACCGCGACGCCGTTTCTTCGGGCTGACCCCATTCTTCCCATTCCCGCAATGCGTTATCTGCGCTGAGTCTGCTCCATCATACGCGCGTTAAGTATCTCCAAAAGGCGTCGGAGCTCAAGCATCTCCCCCGGCCCCATGAGCTGGGCGACCTGGTTTTCCAGCTCCGCGCTTTTCTCCATCGCGGCCTGCTGGACCGCGAGTCCGCTGGGCGTCAGGTGCGCGAGCTTGGCGCGGCCGTCCGTCGGATCGTCCTTGTATTCGACGTATCGATGCTCGCGCAGGTAATCCACCAGATATCCCATACTCTGCTTGGTCATCTGCGCCTGCTCCGCCATCTCGGTGACACGGGATCCGTCCGGCGAGATCGTGCGAAAAACCACGCCGTGCGCGGGGCGGATCACTCCGCCGCTGACTTCGGACATCTGCCCATAGACCGACGCCGACAAAATCTGATACGGCCCGCGCAGCAGCGCGCCGAACGTCTGGCGCTGATCCGTGATGTTCTTTCTTCGAGAGCGTGGCGTCCTGGAAATATTTTTTTGCGAATTCATAAGGACATCTTGACATATAGACAGATAATATGTCTATAATAGTCAGTCTGTATTACTAAATTGTTCACAGGAGGAGATTTTCACATGGCGTCCACTTTGATTGAAACCGGCGCGGCGGCGCGCGTTCCCAAGCTCATCGAGCTCGGCGCGGCAAACACTAAGAACGTGTTCGGCGTTCGGGTCGATATTCTTTTGACCGGCGACGATACGGCCGGCCAGTTCTGCTCCTATGAGTGTTTCGTGGAGCCTGGCGACGGGCCGCCGCCGCATGTGCATTCGGACGATGATGAGACATTTTATATCGCGGAGGGCGAGTTCGAGGTCCTGGTCGGCGACTCCGTCAAGACGGTGCGCGCGGGAGAGATCGCGCATCTGCCACGCGGCGTCGCGCACACGTTCAAGAATATCGGCGCGGCGACCGGCCGCTTGCTCGGGACCGCGACGCCCGCCGGGCATGAGCACTTTTTCTCGGACGCGGACCAGCTGACGCGGTCGGGCAATCTCACGCCGCAAACCGCCGCCGAAGTTTGCCTGCGATATGGCATCACCTTGCTGGGATAAGAGGGAATCTTGGATGGGCGTGGTCTGGAACGAGCGGGCCGCGCCTCCTCCAAAAAATAACAAGAATAATTTTTCGGCCGAAATACATTTTTGGGAATTCTCGGGTATAACAACGCAACACGAGTTTTCCCCCTCGTAACCTTCTTTTTCCCTCAAGTTTGATGCCTCTCCTCTGATCCTTCGGTCTCTTCGGTTATCCGTCGCGCCTCTGATCTCAGCAGCAGCAGACTGCCGAGAAAAAGAGGTTTATTCCGAAAGGAGCCATCTCTTCCATGGCCACAAAATTGTACGTCGGTAACCTGAGCTATCAAACCAAGGATCAGGATCTCAACCAAGTGTTTGCCGAAGTCGGCAACGTTACCAGCGCCCAGGTCGTCACCGACCGGTACACGGGCGAGTCGCGCGGCTTCGGTTTCGTCGAAATGGCGACCGAGGACGAAGCGCAGCAGGCGATTGCAGCCATCAACGGCCGCAACGTCGATGGCCGCGCCCTGGTGGTCAATGAGTCCCGCCCGCGTGAAGGCGGAGGCGGTGGCGGCAGCCGCGGCGGTGGCGGCGGCAGCCGTGGCGGCGGCGGCAGCTATGGCGGCGGTGGTGGATACGGCGGCGGTGGCGGCGGCGGCCGTTACTAAGCCTGACGCTTGCGTCTGAAGGAAACAGGTCCGCGATTGTTTTTGTCAATCGCGGACCTGTTTTTTTGCGCCGCTATAAATATTTGGTCGTAGCGAGCGTTTAAACGTTAAACGCCGGTGGAAATTGTGCCATAATGTCACGAATATGGCGCCAAATTCCAAGCAACGATCTTCTTCACCCACCCATTTGCCGACTAAAGTGGCCGAAGCCCTGCGTGAGCGCATCCGTTCGGGGCACTACCAGCCCGGCGAATGGCTGCCCGCGGAGCGCGTGCTGACCGAGGATCTGCATGTCCATCGCCGCGTCGTCCGCGCCGCGATCGCGCAGCTGGAAAAAGAGGGTCTGCTGATCCGCCGCCCCAACTGCCGCCCGATCGTCCAGGCGCCCGCCGCGCCGGTCGCCGATGACCTGCCGACCGGCTCTCAGTTTCCCGCATCGCGGCTTGTCGCATTGATCATGTGGCACGGCGCCGCCTTGGGGGCGACCGGCACCGCCCAGCAGCGCATTTTCTGGGGCATGAATCAGGCGCTGGGGCAGGCGGGGTACCATGGCGTCTTTTTGGATCTCGGCGAGGAAGTCGGCACCGAGCAGGAGAACGCCGAGAGAGAAGCGACGCACCTTCGTTATGCGCTGGATCACGGGTTCGGGGGAATCATCTTCTACGCCTATGCGTATGACAGCAACCGCGAGCTGATTCAGGAAGTCTCCCGCAGAATGCCGCTCGTGCTGATCGACCGCATGGTTCCGGGCGTTGAGGCGGATTTCGTCGGGACCGAAAACCGGCAGGCGATGTTCGACGCCACCAAGTATTTGATTCGCCAGGGACACAAGCGCATCGCTTACGTCACAAAGGGCGAGTCGATCAACCCGGTCCAGGATCGACTGCAAGGCTATCTGCGCGCGCTGCGCGAGGAGTTCGCCTCCGACGCCTACGAAATGGTGCTGACGGCGCCGTTTTCCGACAGCAGCACCTGGTCCGTCTTCGACACCGTCTTCAAGCTTCCCGCCGAGGAGCGCCCGACCGCCGTGCTCTGCGTCAACGATATTGAAGCCGTGCGCGTCGCCAAGCGCCTCGCCGAACTCGGCCTCACCGTGCCGGAGGATGTCTCGCTGATCGGCTTCGACAACATCGTGCGAACGCTGCCCGGCGGGGTGGGGCTGACAACCGTAGGGCAGCCCTTTGAGGAGATCGGCAAAGCGGCGACCAAAATGTTCCTGCGCCGCGTGGACAGCGCCGCCGTTCCCCAGTCGCATGTCGAGCTCCCCGCGCAGCTCATCGAACGCGAGAGCAGCAAGTCGATCAGCGACGATTCGTCCGGGTAGCTTTGCGCATCCTCCGTTCACCTTCCAAACACCTGTTTTCGCGCGGAAAGCGCCGCCCCAACGGGCGGCGCTTTCTCTTTGCCGCCTTTCAGGTAAACTAAAGGCTAAAGAACGTGTTTTGGAAGGCCGATCATAAGATTGGCCGTGTTTTGAGGTTTTTTGATGACGAGCATTCCACCCGAGGATATGGAGATTTGCCTCCAGGTACTACAGCAAATCGCCAACTCCCGAGGGACCATTCGCCGCGATCAGCGGTTCAATAGTTTGATCTCCAAGGTTTACCGAGAAGGCAAGCGCATCGATCAGCAGATGGAAAAGGCGCGCCAGGAGCGCGAGGACCGCGCGCTGCTGGCGACGACCGCGATGGTGCAGATCCAGCGTGACGCGCCTCCCGCCGCCGCGCTGCCGGCGCCGCCCGAGGCGAGCTTCCGCAAGCTGAATCAGCCGGAGACTTGTTATATCTGCAAGCAGGAGTATACGGACGTCCACTTCTTCTATCACCTGCTGTGCCCAAAGTGCGCCGCCTACAACTACGAGATGCGCCATCTGAGCGCCGATCTCAAGGGGCGGACGGCGCTAGTGACCGGCGGGCGCGTCAAGATCGGGCATCAGATGGTGCTGCGGCTGCTGCGCGACGGCGCCAAGGTGATTGTGGTCACCCGTTTCCCGCACGCCGCCGCCAAACGGCTGGCGTCCGAGACGGATTCCGCCGACTGGATGGACCGTGTCCACCTGTATGGCCTGGATCTGCGCAATATTCCGGCGGTCGAAGAGTTCGCGCGCCACTTGCTGGCGACGGAATCGTCGCTCGATATTCTGATCCACAATGCGGCGCAGACGATTCGCCGCCCGCAGGGCTTCTATCAAGAGCTGGTGCGGCAGGAGCAGAATCCGAGCGAGACCGTGTCGCTGGAGGCGCGGCGTCTGGTGGCGCAGGGCGCCCCGTCGACGCTGGCGATCTCCGACAGTTCGGCGCTGCTGCCGGCCGTCATCCCCGGGATCTCCGCGAACGGCGCGGCGGCGCTGGCGACGGTGGCCGACGTTCTTCCCACGGACGCCCTGGAAGACAACGAGGAGCGCGCGGACTCGCGCGACGTCAACAGCTGGCTGCTGCGCCTCGACGATGTCAGCGCGCCCGAAATGCTCGAAGTGCAGCTGGTCAATTCCGTTGCTCCATTCCTGCTCAACAGCCGTTTGAAGGCGCTGATGATGCGCTCGCCGCGCGAGCGCCGGTTTATTGTCAACGTCTCGGCGGTCGAGGGCCAGTTCTCGCGTCACAAGACCGTGTTCCATCCCCATACCAACATGGCCAAGGCCGCGCTCAACATGATGACCCGCACCTCCGGCGACGACTACGCCAAGGACGGCATCTACATGACGAGCGTGGACACCGGCTGGGTAACCGACGAGAACCCGACCCCCAAGCGCCTTCGCAACCAGGACGTGCGCGGTTTCTTCGCGCCGCTCGATATCACAGACGGAATGGCGCGCATCTACCATCCCGTCGCCGAAGGCATTAACGACGAGAAGAAACCCTACTTCGGCGTCTTCCTCAAAGACTACGCGCCCTGCCCCTGGTGAACCGCCTCGCGATACTCCGCCGCTTCCGTTCGAAGGCGGCGGAGGAACAGCGCCAGTTCGTGCCGGACTTCCCGATAAAAATCCGAACCGCCGGCCCCGACCGCCGTTAGGGCCGGAGCGTGGTTGATGTACAGCATTGTCGCCGCGCCCATCGCCAGCAGCCGAAATCCCATCTCCCATAGCGGGCCATAGGTCCGGCCTTGCGTCCGCGCCATCCGGTCGCGATGGAAGGCGACGTGTCCGGCTTCGTCGCGCAGGATCAGCCGGCAGACGCCTTTGAGCGCGGCGTCGTCTCCGTGGTGGCAGAGCAATCGGTAATAGGCCGTGCTCACGATCTCCGTCACGAGCAGGATACTGAGCTCAAATCCCACGCCCAGGACCTGGCGTGAGAGACAAAACGCCGAGAAGCTCCAGTGCCCCTGGATACTGCGGCCCCCAAAACGCCGGACAAGCCCGCCGAGCAGGCGCGAGTGCTCCTTTTCCTCCACAAACCACATATCCACCAGCGCCTCGCGCGCCGTCGTCTCGCATCGGAAGCTGTCGGCGTTTCGGGCGATGAGCCGATCCGGTCCGCCGCCGTCGCCCAGTTCAAACTGCTCCAAAGATCTGAGCAGCGGTTTGATGACCCCGGGAGGCAGCGTTATCGGCGCATCCCACTCCGGCTCCAGGCGGTGTTCTTGGTTACCGCGAAAGTGCGACAGCCAGCGTTCGATGTCGACCACGGGATCGGTTCCCGGCGCGGCCTGGTCTTTGGGGCGGTCGTGGGGCAGGGCGTCTGTGTCAGGGGCTTTCAGGGACAGATCGAAGCTCATTGATATTCTCCTGTTTGTTCAGAGTACTTTGTAAAACAAAGTAATATTAGCATATCTCTTCTCCTGGGTCAAGTGGAAGTTTTTTTGGAAAGTTTTTAACGCGCTATTGGCGGACGACTGCGCAGGCGCCGCCAGCCTCGATGGAGATGGGCGGCGACGCGCGGAAGCGGATCCGCGAGCGTATACCGCCAGATGGTGTTTTGAAGCGTCGCGCCCGGCGTGCGCCTGGAGGCAAGGTAGGCTGGGTGAAAATGGGCGCAGACAAATTCCGTTGGAGCGCAGCGCGGCTGTGGGATTGGCGCATCCGCGGCGGCGAGACAGGCGAGGAGCGGGAAATTGACTCCGGCCGCCAGAGAGCCGAGCAGACTGGACCAGTAGCGCGGATTAAAGTCGAGCAGAAAGATCTCGCCCGTGCCGGCGTCTTCTCGGAAATCGAAGTTGGCGACTCCGCTCCAGTTCAGGATGTGGGCGAGCCGGCGGATGACGCTCAATATTCGCTCGTCTTCGAGAAACCGAATTCCCGCCGGCGGAGCGAATGGCCGTGCGCTGTAGATTCGGGTTTCCTGGATCGTGTACGCGAGGATGCGTCCATTTTGGCACAGGACGCTGCATCCCAGGTCTCGCCCCTGCACGATGCTTTGCACAATCGCCTCCGCCGGAGCGCCCGCGCCGTTTCGCAGCCACTCCGACAGCGCGGGAGCGCCTTCGAAGCGCTTTATGTTTTGTCCGCCGGAGCCGTGGATCGGTTTCACCAGCGCGGGAAATCGTATCCCGTTCAGAGCATCGGGCCGATGGGGATTTGCCAGAAGGAGAGTGGGAGGATGGGGAATCTGGTTGGCCTGGAGAAATGTCGCCAGCGCCCATTTATCGCCAATTCGATCCAGGGCGCTCACACAGGGAAGCGGCGGGAGGCGGACGCATATTTCCAGCTCCGCCCGATGTGCGACGCAGAACCGGATCGCCGGCTCCAGAACGGGAAATAAGATTTGCGCGCCGCTTCTGCGGACGGCGCCGCGCACCATATCGACCGTCAAATCGTTTATTGGGACGTCGTGAGTTTGAAAGGAGGCGCGGCGGCGGGAATAGCGCAGAGGCGGATGGGGATCGCGCGAAAGAACATGCAGTTCGACCTCCGGCGCCTGGGCCAGGCAGCGCCCGATTCCGATCGCTTGTTCACTTTCTCCATCCAGCAGCAGGACACGCAGGGAGGCGGTGGACATGGTTACCGCCAGTCCGTTCGCGGAAAGCGTCCGGACTGGCGGGTGCGATTGGGAATCGTGCGGAGATCCAATGTTGTCCTAACCGCCGTCTTCGTCGAGCAGGGAGTTCATCTGCGCGCTGAGCTGCTGGAGCGCCTGGGGCGAGGGCAGCATGCCGGCGATATCGCCGATCCCCGTCGAGTCGCCGCTGCCGGCGGCGCCCATAAGCTGGCTGAGGTCGCCGGGCGAGACTCCGAGAAGTCCCTGGTTGGAGCTCCCGACGCCGAGACCTCCCAGAGAAGAGAGCAGTTTTTGCAGTCCCGCGCCGGACATCCCGGAGAGGGCCTGTCCGGAATTTCCGCCGCCCAAACCGAGCGCCTGCATCGGGTTGCTACCGCCAAGATTGGTGAGCGCCTGCATGGGATTGGAGCCGCCCAGTCCCAGCGCCTGAAGCGGGTTGGTTCCGCCGATCGACAGCGCCTGCATCGGGTTGACGCCTCCCTGGCCGAGCGCCTGCATAGGATTTGCCCCGCCGAGACCGAGCGCTTGCAGCGGGTTTCCGCCGCCAAGACCGAGCGATTGGGGCGAGAGGTTTTGTTCGGGCGCGGCCTGACCGGTGGCGACATCATCCGTGACCGGCGTCATGCTGTCCAGCGGCATTCCGTCGCCGAGGGGGAAGCCCGTGGACGGCGTAACCGTATCGGTGCGCGTTGTCCCTTTGTGATAGCTGGACGGGATCATAAACGCGGTGGCCGCCAGCGTGTCCTGCTTGATCTGCGTGGCGTAGGACGTAATGGTGATATCGCCGGCCTGAGTGTTGCGGTACACAAGGCGATACGCCAGCGGCATGCCCTTAATTTTGGACATCTCGGATTGCAGCATGGCGGCGGGGCCGTCGATGAAGCCGCCGGCCGGCGGGGTCGGCAGATCGGACGCGGCCCAGATCTCTCCGGCGATCGGGCTGTTGGGAAGGACCGAGCTGGTCAAGGTGACGGCGTAACGGCGTACGGGATGCCCAAGCATCTGCTGCGTCTGGCTGGTCGGCGTGATCGAGCACGTCATCGATCCGGCGGCCTTCTGGAAGGGATCGTAGGGACCGATCGAGTAGGAAAGCGTCTGCCGGTTCAGAGTGAACTGGTTTCCGGATTCGGCGTTGACTACGGTGGTGGTCTGCCCCATGTCGGTGCGCAGGCGCTGGCCTTTCAGATATGTGGTCGTGATCCAGGGCGCTCCGGTCAGCATGGGGCTGAGCATTCCGAGCAGGGGAGCGCGCTGCGCCTGCGGAATCTCCGCGAGCATGCTCTTGACGCCCGGCGCATCGATGGTGGTCGTCTGCACGACCTGGAGGTCCGCGTGGGCCGGCTGCGAAGCCGCCGCGGCGACCGTGAGAATTACGAACCCCGTCGAGATTTTCATGGGTGATATTCCTCCGCCGATTATTGCATTCCAATCACAAAGACGGCGCAAACGCCGGTCAGCTTCAAATCGTTCTTTTAGTCCTTTATACCATGTTGCGGAGGACAAAACCATCACGATTCCCGCCCTTCGCCTCGGAATTTGTTGCGCCGAGTAATGGTTCAGATTTGGTATCAGTGTTGTCTTGACGGTAGTACCATTTTGTGTTAAAATAAAGGTGTTGTCTTTCGTCGTCGAAAAGCGCTTTTTCTCTTGGCGGCGACACTTCTTTTTCGTCTGAAATCACTATCGAAACGAGCGCGGTTATGAACAAACGTCCCACTCCAGCACAGCGATGCTTTACCAGCCCGGCCATTGAGGCGGCGATCACGGAGGTCGGCGGTCGTATTCGCGACCCAGAGATCGCCGCGCTTTTCGTCAACTGCCTCCCGAACACTCTGGACACCACCGTCACCGTGGGAAGTGATGCGGACGGCCGTCCCGACACGTTCGTCGTGACCGGCGATATCGACGCGATGTGGCTGCGGGACTCGACCAACCAGGTCTGGCCGTATCTGCGGTTCGTGACGGCGGATCCCACGCTCAGCCGCTTGATCCAGGGCGTCATCCATCGCCAGGCGCGCTGTGTGCTGATCGATCCTTACGCCAACGCCTTTAACCGCGAGCCCAAGCCGAGCCACTGGATGTCCGATCATACCGTGATGACGCCCGATCTCCACGAGCGCAAGTACGAACTGGACAGCCTTTGCGCCGTGATCCGTCTGTCCGCCGGCTACTACGCCGCGAGCAAGGACGCTTCGTGTTTCGACGCGCGCTGGAGCGACGCCATGCGTAAGATCGTCGCGACGATCCGCCACGAGCAGGCGGGCTCCGATGAGAACAGCAAGGACGACTATCGGTTCCAGCGCGATTCGCCGAACCCAACCGAGACGCTCGCCTGCGGCGGCTTTGGACAGCCGGCGAACCGCTGCGGCCTGAGTAAATCCCCATTCCGCCCGTCGGACGACGCCGCGATGCTGCCGTTTTTGATCCCCGCCAACGCCATGGCCGTCGTTTGCCTGCGCCAGCTCGCCGAGATCTGGAGCGGTCCGTGCGCGCTGCCGGAGGACGCGGCCGGCGCGCTGGCGCTCGCCGAGGAGATCGAGCGGGGGATCCGGACCCACGCCGTGGTTCAGCACCCTGAGCACGGCGAGATCTTTGCCTATGAAGTTGACGGTTACGGCTCGCACTATCTGATGGACGACGCCAACGTTCCCAGCCTCGTCAGCCTGCCGTACCTGGGATACTGCGCTCCCGACGATCCGACCTACCAGCGGACCCGCGCGTTCGTTCTGAGCGCCTCCAACCCGTACTTCGCCTCCGGACAGGCCGCGAGCGGCGTCGGCAGCCCGCACACGGGCCGCGGCACGATCTGGCCGATGGCCTTGATCATGCAGGCGCTGACCTCGCAGTCCCAGGAGGAAGTCCGCCAGTGCCTTACCACGCTGCGCGATACGCACGCGGGAACCTGGTTCATGCACGAATCGATCTGGAAGGACGACGCCGCGAACTACACGCGCAGCTGGTTCGCCTGGGCCAACACGCTGTTCGGCGAGCTGATCCTGACGATTGATTCCAAATACCCCGGCCTGCTGGAGAGCTTCTGACCGAGAGCGCACCAATCTCACAAAAGAAAAACCCTCTGTGAGATTCTGGTTTACTTCGGGATTATTTTGGTCGCATTTTGCATTGACATCGTTGCATGAGTGTGATATACTTTTGGCGTCGGAGTTTACTCTGGTCATTATTATCACACTTTCGCGCCGATGTCTTTTTTTGGAAAGGTCACACCATGAAATCCCGCCGCACCCAAAAGTCTGGTTTCACCCTGATCGAGCTTCTCGTTGTTATCGCTATCATTGCGATTCTCGCCGCCATTCTTTTCCCCGTCTTCGCCAAAGCCCGCGAGAAGGCGCGCCAGATCGCATGCCTCTCGAACTTGAAGCAGCTAAGCCTGGGGATCATGCAGTACACGCAGGACAACGACGAACTGCTTTGCCCCTCGTTCTATGGATACGCCCAAGGGTGGGGCGGCTACATCTATCCGTATGTCAAGAGCACCGGCGTTTATACCTGCCCCGATGATTCCACGGCCGCCGTGACGACCGCCAATGGAAAAGTCGGCGCCGTCAGCTATGCGATGAATACCGATCTCGCAAACTTCGGGAACGCCGTTTATATGCCCGGTCATTCGCTCGCGGAACTGACGTCGCCATCGAATACCGTCCTGTTTCTCGAAGTCGCGGGCGACACCGCCGATGTGACGAAGCTCGATGAAGACACGAACTTCGGGACGAGCAAACCGCCGGCGCACTATATGAGCGCCAGCACCAACGGGCTGGATACTGCTCCCAATGCGATCAATGGTCTCTATGGCGGGGATGGCACCGACGGTCTTCACAACCCGGTATTCGCGACGGGGCATCCGCTTGGGACGATCCCCGGCGAGGGCGGCCAGCCCCGGCACACCGACGGCGCGAACTACGCCGCGACGGATGGGCATGTCAAGTATCTTCGCCCGACACAGGTCTCG from Capsulimonas corticalis harbors:
- a CDS encoding EAL domain-containing protein, which codes for MAYRKWNWETGPKLIGGFSFCLALAALVGGIALAQMRVITHAAQSMLAESVIGAEALSDFQINARRVRTLEFEEILAPPQDQKKLQSAMTAAEASVNAALIRYRDSITDPVDRNNFQLLESDWAQYLQMHRQEQRVDSSASRQRLYGMLSGPMRAKFLQVRDISDRISDWNRRHGIWYVRNIQDIDRRCRAWVAALLLLCLCCGAAIASSATRYITKLIDDLRHEAAERLSAQVAMMRREERFRALVTHSVDVFAILDTNAITQYVSPAVETVLGYSPEAIVGTNSFTRIHPDDHARARTLLERTLRTPGVHFPVELRLKHGDGTWRPMEITLNNMLGDPAVQGLVLTYRDITERKEFEEQLRHQAFHDVLTGLPNRALFLDRLEHAQARAQRQEKLDAILFIDLDNFKVVNDSLGHEAGDTLLRSVSGRLITCMRPEDTVARLSGDEFAVLLEDVGELDAIVIADRCSEALRAPFILGEREVFITASIGLTVSAPGGSDPRNLLRDADIAMYQAKTGGKAATALFDRSMTDRASERMELEGDLRWAIDHGQLRLHYQPIVSLESGRIREAEALVRWEHPKRGLIPPAKFIPIAEETGLIIPLGKWVLEEACRQARDWSETTKEGAAMIIGVNLSTRQFQQNDIVDDIAGVLGRSGLPPAHLKLEITESLMALSPDDTVAKLHDLKALGVHLAVDDFGTGYSSMSYLANFPLDTLKIDRSFVQRIGEQPEAEAIIQAVITLAKTLNLCVTSEGVETAEQKEVLRKMGSDRGQGYLFSRPLTAAAFSEMLSDRDAVSSG
- a CDS encoding MarR family winged helix-turn-helix transcriptional regulator translates to MNSQKNISRTPRSRRKNITDQRQTFGALLRGPYQILSASVYGQMSEVSGGVIRPAHGVVFRTISPDGSRVTEMAEQAQMTKQSMGYLVDYLREHRYVEYKDDPTDGRAKLAHLTPSGLAVQQAAMEKSAELENQVAQLMGPGEMLELRRLLEILNARMMEQTQRR
- a CDS encoding cupin domain-containing protein — encoded protein: MASTLIETGAAARVPKLIELGAANTKNVFGVRVDILLTGDDTAGQFCSYECFVEPGDGPPPHVHSDDDETFYIAEGEFEVLVGDSVKTVRAGEIAHLPRGVAHTFKNIGAATGRLLGTATPAGHEHFFSDADQLTRSGNLTPQTAAEVCLRYGITLLG
- a CDS encoding RNA recognition motif domain-containing protein → MATKLYVGNLSYQTKDQDLNQVFAEVGNVTSAQVVTDRYTGESRGFGFVEMATEDEAQQAIAAINGRNVDGRALVVNESRPREGGGGGGSRGGGGGSRGGGGSYGGGGGYGGGGGGGRY
- a CDS encoding GntR family transcriptional regulator — encoded protein: MAPNSKQRSSSPTHLPTKVAEALRERIRSGHYQPGEWLPAERVLTEDLHVHRRVVRAAIAQLEKEGLLIRRPNCRPIVQAPAAPVADDLPTGSQFPASRLVALIMWHGAALGATGTAQQRIFWGMNQALGQAGYHGVFLDLGEEVGTEQENAEREATHLRYALDHGFGGIIFYAYAYDSNRELIQEVSRRMPLVLIDRMVPGVEADFVGTENRQAMFDATKYLIRQGHKRIAYVTKGESINPVQDRLQGYLRALREEFASDAYEMVLTAPFSDSSTWSVFDTVFKLPAEERPTAVLCVNDIEAVRVAKRLAELGLTVPEDVSLIGFDNIVRTLPGGVGLTTVGQPFEEIGKAATKMFLRRVDSAAVPQSHVELPAQLIERESSKSISDDSSG
- a CDS encoding SDR family NAD(P)-dependent oxidoreductase encodes the protein MTSIPPEDMEICLQVLQQIANSRGTIRRDQRFNSLISKVYREGKRIDQQMEKARQEREDRALLATTAMVQIQRDAPPAAALPAPPEASFRKLNQPETCYICKQEYTDVHFFYHLLCPKCAAYNYEMRHLSADLKGRTALVTGGRVKIGHQMVLRLLRDGAKVIVVTRFPHAAAKRLASETDSADWMDRVHLYGLDLRNIPAVEEFARHLLATESSLDILIHNAAQTIRRPQGFYQELVRQEQNPSETVSLEARRLVAQGAPSTLAISDSSALLPAVIPGISANGAAALATVADVLPTDALEDNEERADSRDVNSWLLRLDDVSAPEMLEVQLVNSVAPFLLNSRLKALMMRSPRERRFIVNVSAVEGQFSRHKTVFHPHTNMAKAALNMMTRTSGDDYAKDGIYMTSVDTGWVTDENPTPKRLRNQDVRGFFAPLDITDGMARIYHPVAEGINDEKKPYFGVFLKDYAPCPW
- a CDS encoding ferritin-like domain-containing protein; its protein translation is MSFDLSLKAPDTDALPHDRPKDQAAPGTDPVVDIERWLSHFRGNQEHRLEPEWDAPITLPPGVIKPLLRSLEQFELGDGGGPDRLIARNADSFRCETTAREALVDMWFVEEKEHSRLLGGLVRRFGGRSIQGHWSFSAFCLSRQVLGVGFELSILLVTEIVSTAYYRLLCHHGDDAALKGVCRLILRDEAGHVAFHRDRMARTQGRTYGPLWEMGFRLLAMGAATMLYINHAPALTAVGAGGSDFYREVRHELALFLRRLRTEAAEYREAVHQGQGA
- a CDS encoding ATP-grasp domain-containing protein; protein product: MSTASLRVLLLDGESEQAIGIGRCLAQAPEVELHVLSRDPHPPLRYSRRRASFQTHDVPINDLTVDMVRGAVRRSGAQILFPVLEPAIRFCVAHRAELEICVRLPPLPCVSALDRIGDKWALATFLQANQIPHPPTLLLANPHRPDALNGIRFPALVKPIHGSGGQNIKRFEGAPALSEWLRNGAGAPAEAIVQSIVQGRDLGCSVLCQNGRILAYTIQETRIYSARPFAPPAGIRFLEDERILSVIRRLAHILNWSGVANFDFREDAGTGEIFLLDFNPRYWSSLLGSLAAGVNFPLLACLAAADAPIPQPRCAPTEFVCAHFHPAYLASRRTPGATLQNTIWRYTLADPLPRVAAHLHRGWRRLRSRPPIAR
- a CDS encoding glycoside hydrolase family 125 protein; translated protein: MNKRPTPAQRCFTSPAIEAAITEVGGRIRDPEIAALFVNCLPNTLDTTVTVGSDADGRPDTFVVTGDIDAMWLRDSTNQVWPYLRFVTADPTLSRLIQGVIHRQARCVLIDPYANAFNREPKPSHWMSDHTVMTPDLHERKYELDSLCAVIRLSAGYYAASKDASCFDARWSDAMRKIVATIRHEQAGSDENSKDDYRFQRDSPNPTETLACGGFGQPANRCGLSKSPFRPSDDAAMLPFLIPANAMAVVCLRQLAEIWSGPCALPEDAAGALALAEEIERGIRTHAVVQHPEHGEIFAYEVDGYGSHYLMDDANVPSLVSLPYLGYCAPDDPTYQRTRAFVLSASNPYFASGQAASGVGSPHTGRGTIWPMALIMQALTSQSQEEVRQCLTTLRDTHAGTWFMHESIWKDDAANYTRSWFAWANTLFGELILTIDSKYPGLLESF